The genomic interval ATGTAAACTGCATGGAGGATGCTGACCGGCTTCGTCAGTATCTCAGTGCTTCCGGACAGGTGGCTTTCGTTGCCGAAGGAGCGCTGGTGAGCCGGGAAACCGGTACCGATACTCCGGATTTTGTCCGCTTTGACCCGGTTGAGGTCAGTGAGGATATTGTTGAAGAGGTCGAAGTGCCGCACAGCGGAACCGTACGCGGCCTCGGTATTCCGAGCGGGTTGACGCTGATTCTGGGCGAATCCAACAGTGGCCGGGTGGACCTGATGGATGCGATTGGGCAGGGGATATACAATCATATTCCCGGTGACGGCCGCGAATATGTGGTTACGGTTGCGGATGCGGTGAATATTCGCTCTGAAGTCGGCCGTTCCATTCAGCAGGTTGATATATCAGCTTTTGCCAGCAGTCTTTCCGATGGCGGAACACCTTCCTCCTATTCTGCTAAAGCGGCAGGAGCGTTCACATCGCAGGCTGCCTCCACGGTTGAGGCGCTCGAAGCCGGTGCGCGCGTTCTGCTGTATGATGAGCACAGCTCTTCATCCACATTTCTTTCTTCAGACACCCGGGTGACCTCGTTGCTGGGTGAATCATCGCGCAATACACTGGCCGCACGGGCCCGTCAGATGGTGGACGAACTGGGTATTTCCATGGTGGTGGCGGGCAGCAGCCTTGTTGCGGAATTTATTCCGATCGCCGATAAAATCCTCAAGGTGGAGAATTTTATGGTTACGGATATCACGGAAGAGGCCAAAGCGCTGGATATCACTCCGTCTATACCGGTGAATGATACAGTGAATCTTTCTTCAATGCTCAGTCGTTCGCGCTGGATTATGCCGAGCTCTATCGATCCGAGCATCGGCCGTGAAGATCTTGTGATCGAAACCGACGAAATTGATTTTCTGCAGTTCGGTCGTTCGCTGGTGGATCTTGATGGGGTCCGGCAGATTGCGGATGTCGATCAGGTGCGCGCAATCGGTTATGTACTCTACTATGCAAAGCTGCGCTATATGGATGAAGGTTATCCGCTTCGGGAAATCCTTGATCTGGTTGATCGCGATCTTTCCAATGAGGGTCTTAACGCGCTGGTACGTGATGTACGCGGCGATCTGGCCCGTCCGCGGCGGTATGAAGTGGCTGCCACGTTGAACCGTCTGCCTGCGTTCCGTGTATCACACGTCACAGAATAACGTATTTTTAACGGATTAAGAGAAGGTCGCAGAGCCCGCGAAGAGACGATCTTTGCGAACTTTGCGGCCTTTATGTTTAAACAATGAAACTTGTTGTTCAGCGGGTAAAGCGGGCCTCCGTTACGGTTGAAGGAGGGAAAATATCCGAAATCGGCCGGGGGCTGCTTGTGTTTTGCGGAGTCGGGCACGATGATACGGAGCACGATGCCCGTTTTCTGGCAAGGAAAACTGCCCATTTGCGCATTTTTGAAGATGATGCCGGGAAGATGAACCGGTCCGTGATGGATGTCGGCGGTGAAATTCTTTCAGTCAGTCAGTTTACGCTCTATGGCGACTGCACCAGAGGGAACCGTCCGAGTTTCATCGAAGCGGCCCGTCCGGAGTCAGGCGAGGCACTGTTTAATGCATATGTTCAGGCTTTGGAGAAAATCGGGTTTGTTCCGAAAACGGGCAGGTTCGGTGCGGATATGAGCGTGGATCTGCTGAACGACGGGCCGGTGACACTGATTATGGAATCTTCCGGGCGTACCCGGGATTAAGGACGGATAATTCTTCAGCATCTGCGTGCATTCGTGTTTATTCGCAATGAATAATTTTTAAGGTGAAGTCATGGCAAAACAGAAAACAACCGTTGGAATTATTAATCATGAAACGTTGGCTTATACAGCTGGACGTGATGTGGAGCTGGATCATGCACTGATTACGGTCGACTGTATCGGAACGGCGGCGCATGTGACCATGCTTTCGAAAATGCCGGTAAAGCCGAAGCTGATTACCGGGGATGAATGCATGCAGGTGATCGAAGGTCTGGTGGAAATCATCGGGCTGGCGCAGCAGAATCAATTTAAAATCGAGTTGGCGGATCAGGATGTGCATCTGGCGGTGGAGCGAACACTTACCAAAAAACTGGGTGATCTGGGTAAAAAAATCCATACCTGCCGCAGCCGGAATGACCAGGTGGCGGTGGATCTGCGTCTGTATGCTAAAGAACAGCTGCTTCAGACGCTCGAAGAGGCTGCAGCTCTGGCGGCGGTGTTGGTTTCCTTCGGCCGGAAACACAAGGACGTTCCAATGGTTGGAAGAACGCACATGCAGCCGGGAATGCCGTCGAGCGTCGGCCTCTGGGCGACGGCGCATGCGGAGAGTCTGCTGGATGACTGTGTCGGGCTGGTTAATGCATATGAACTGAACGATCAGTGCCCGCTGGGCTCTGCGGCAAGTTATGGGGTCCCGCTGCCGATTGACCGGCAATTGACGTCCGATCTGCTGGGTTTCGGGCGTCCCACTCATAATGTGCTTTATGCCAATAACGGCCGGGGAAAAATGGAGAATCTGGTTCTGTCGGCCATGAGTCAGGTGATGCTGACGCTGTCGCGTCTTTCGCAGGACCTGATGATTTTCACGATGCCGGAGTTTGATTATTTTCAGTTGCCGGCGGAATTCTGTACGGGGAGTTCGATTATGCCGCAGAAGCAGAATCCGGATGTCTGTGAGCTGATGCGCGCCAAGGCCTCGCGGGTGAAAGCCGCGGAGCTGGGAGTGTATGATCTGATTAAAGGATCGCCGTCCGGGTACAACCGTGATCTGCAGGAGGCTAAGGAGCTTTTCATGGAAGGGATTGCGACCACGCGCGCCAGTTTGCGGATTATGGCTCCGATGATTAAAAGCGCCAAAGTAAATAAACAGAAGCTGATTGATGGTTTTACGCCGGATGTTTTTGCCACAGACCGTGCGCTGGAGCTGGTGGGCGAAGGCATGCCGTTTCGCGATGCATATCATTATATTAAGGAAAATCTCCACGAACTGGAAAATATCGATCCGACAGAGGCGATTCAGCTGAAAACGCATCTGGGTGCACCGTTCGGGCTGGACTGGGATTATTTCAAGGACCGAATCGCGGCCGTGAAAGAAACGGTGCGCGAGGAGCGCAAGGCGTTTAATCGTGCTGTAACCCGTTTGCTGGGTGTTAAATATCCGATTCAGTAAGATGGTTTATCGTGAGACAATTCAGATTGAAACGTCCGGGCATCGTGATATGCACGAGATGACCAACCGGGTGCAGGCGATTGTGGACCGGTCCTGCATTTCGGAGGGTACGGCGCATGTATTTAATGTCGGCAGTACCGGTATTATCGGAACGATTGAGTATGAGCCGGGGCTGGAAAAAGATCTGCCCGATATGCTCGATCGGCTGATTCCTCCGAGTCTGGATTATGGTCATGAGCGCCAGTGGCACGACGGGAATGGCCACTCGCATCTGCAGGCGACACTGATGGGGCCCGAAATAACGGTGCCGGTTGGTGGCGGGCGCCTGTTGTTGGGTACGTGGCAGCAGATCTTCCATCTTGAGGCGGATATCAAACCGCGCAGCCGCAAGGTTGTTGTTACTGTGGTCGGGGAATAATGGATGTATTTATGAACATCCTGTTCTGGTTGGGTATTTTCGGTCTGGTGGATGGTTCGTTGGGAATTCTGCTGAAGGAAAAGTGGCAGAAAATGGCCGGGGATATGGATATTCAGAAGGTGGCGTTGATTGAGATCAGTCTGGCCTGGGTTTTTCTGATTCTGCATTTTGCGCTGCAATACGGATTCGGACGGTAGCGGCACTTTTCCGCTACTTTGGAAAAGCGCTGAAAAGAGGGCGTTTTCTTCGATATGCCCGCTTGACTTCCAACCCGTTGCTTTCTATGGTCTTCCGCTCTTTTGAACTTGAGAAAGGAAAAGGGGCGGGTTCGACTGTGCCTTTTTTACTATTTTTGTTGCCCGATAGTGTAATGGAAGCACATGTGACTTTGACTCATAGGGTCCTGGTTCGAACCCAGGTCGGGCAACCATGCAGAAGTGTAGATTATGAAAATTATTTCAGGGACAGGACATCGGGAATTGGCCGAGCAGATTGCTGCTGCGGCAGGCGCGGATTTGTGTGATGTAGACATCACGCGGTTCCCTGATGGCGAGGTATTTGTTAAAATTGTCGAGAATGTTCGCGGGGATGACCTCTTTATTGTTCAGTCCGTTTCGGTGAAGCCGAATGAATACCTGATGGAGCTCCTGATTATGATTGATGCGGCCAAACGGGCTTCGGCCGATCGCATCACGGCCGTGCTCCCATTCTACGGCTATGCCCGGCAGGACCGAAAAGATCAGCCGCGCGTTCCGATTACTGCAAAACTGGTGGCCAATCTGCTGGTTGCGGCGGGCGCGGACCGTATTCTCTGTGTGGATCTGCATGCGCAGCAGATTCAGGGTTTTTTTGATATTCCGGTGGATCACCTCTATGCTTCGCCCGTGATTGTTAAATACCTGCGTTCGTTGGACCTTGATGATCTGGTGGTGGTTTCGCCGGATGCCGGCGGCCTGAAAATGGCGGATGCGTATTCGAAGCTGCTTGATGCCGGTATTGCTCTGGTGGGCAAGCAGCGTAAGAGTGCAACCGATGTGGAGGCCAATCATCTGGTGGGTGATGTCGAGGGGCGGAATACCCTGCTGGTAGATGACATGACTTCAACGGCCGGTACGCTGACCGCGGCGGCCAAACTGCTGGAAAAAGCGGGTGCAAAATCAATTCGTGCGGCGGTTAGCCATTCCCTGCTGACTGAACAGGGGATAGACCGTCTTAAAGGTTCGCCCATTTGCGAGCTGGTGACCACCGATACGGTGCCGCAGCGCGAATGGACTTCATTTAATGTAACTGTATTATCTGTGGCCGACACGCTGGCGGAAGCCATCTGCCGGATTCACAACGACCAATCCGTCAGCTCGCTGTTCCGGGTTTGATTATTAGGAGAGAATCAATGGAAGATATTAAACTGATTGCTAAAAAAAGAGAACTCGGCGGTTCTTCAAATGCGCGCCGCCTGCGTAGTGAAGGCCGTCTGCCGGGTGTCGTATACGGCGGGGATAAAGAGCCGGTATCCGTTGTGGTTGATGCGCATGATCTGGAACAGATCCTGCATCATCATTCCAGTGAAAGTGTGATGATTGAAATCGACCTCGAGGGCGAAGGAGATACTCGCGTTCTGGTGAAAGAGGTTCAGCATCATCCGGTGACCAGCGATCTGGTTCATGTGGATATGCAGCGTGTTGTTGCCGGGCAGACCATGCATGTGGACATACAGATTGAACTCATCGGAGAAGCTGCCGGGGTTAAAGCCGGCGGTACGCTGGATCATGTAATGCACAGCATCGCTGTAGAGTGTCTGCCGAAGGACATCGTTGAAGCGATTGAGGTTGATGTTTCCGATCTGGAAATCGGTCAGAATCTGCACGTTTCCGACCTCGGTATTGATGACACTTTCAAAGTACTGGTTGATGATGATGCGATTGTCTGCGGGGTTTCCGGTCCGATGGCGGAGGTTGACGAAGACGAAGAAGCTGAGGCCGGCGAGCCGGAAGTGCTTACCGAAAAGAATGCTGAGTAAACTGTGATCCTGTTTCCCGGGAGGTTGATTTGAGACTGGTCGTGGGGCTGGGAAATCCCGGAAAAGAGTACGAGCGCACCCGTCACAACATCGGCTTTATGGTTGTGGAGGAACTGGCCCGGCGTCAGGGCGCTCTGCTGAAAAAGAAGTTTTTGTTTCCCGCCCGTGTGGCGAAATGCCGGATCGGGGAGCAGGAAGTGCGGTTAATTGAACCGACTACTTTTATGAACCACAGTGGTAAGGCGGTCTGGGGTGCCATGAGAAAATGGCGCGCTGATCCGGAAGATACAGTGGTGGTTTACGACGATGTCGACGTTGCTTTCGGCGGCATCAGGGTTCGGGCGAAGGGCTCGGGCGGAAGTCATAACGGCATGAAATCGGTGCTGGAGTGGCTTCAAACGAAAGGGTTCCCCCGCGTGCGGGTGGGCATCGGGCCGAAGCCGGCTGAAACGGACATGATCAAGTTCGTTCTGGGCGACTTCCCCGAACAGGAGCATTTGAAGTTGGAAAAGGTTGTCGAACGTGCCGCCGATGCGGTAGAAAGCATCCTTTCCGTTGGAACTGAGCGAACCATGAACGAGTTCAACCAGTTACAGATAGGTTAAGTATAGGAGAAAACCATTGAATACGTATGAAGGACTGTTCATCTTTCCGGAGGCACTGGACGAAGAAGGACTCGACCAGGCAATCGGCCGTGTGAAAGAAGAACTCGAAAAGCTGGGCGGCTCGATTGAAAGTGCTGCCCGCATGGGAAAGAAGACATTCGCCCGCGCACTGAAAAAGCAGAAGGCCGGTCTTTATGTGAACATTATGTTCAAGCTCGACGGTGCACAGGTTGATGCATTCAAAACCCGTCTGAAGCTGAGCACGAATGTGTTCCGTCACCAGTTTGTTGTTGCCAAAGGAGCAGAAGTCGCTCAGGAGGCGTAAGCACCATGGCCAGTTTTAATAAGGTCCTGCTGATGGGAAATCTGACGCGCAATCCGGAAATCCGGTATACGCCGTCCGGTACCGCTGTGGCAGACCTGGGGCTGGCTGTTAATGAGAACTTCAAAAACAAAGCGGGGGAAACGGTTGAACAGACCTGCTTTGTTGATGTCGTTGTTTGGGGACGCCAGGCCGAAACCTCGGCTGAGTATCTCCAGAAGGGCTCTCCCGTTTTTGTTGAGGGAAAGCTTCAGCTGGACCAGTGGGAAAACCAGCAGGGTGAAAAACGGAGTAAGCTGCGTGTACGTGCAGACCGTATTCAGTTTCTGGGCTCTCCCGGAAAGAGTACGGAGTTTTCTGCGGCACCTTCATCAGCTCCGCAGGATAACGTTCCGCAGCCACCCCCGGTTGCGGATGATGAAGATGATGTGCCGTTTTAGAGAAAGGATATAAACTATGGCTCGTAGAGATAGAGATGATTACAAGCGCGATCCGGAGCTCCTGCGTGGAGTTACCGAGGTTGACTATAAAGATGCTGAGTTCCTGAAGAAATTCATGACCGACCGCGGTAAAATTCTGCCGGGACGTATTACCGGTGCGAATGCCCAGCAGCAGCGTAATATTAAGAAAGCAATCCGCCGTGCCCGCGTAATGGGTCTGGTCCGCTAAGCAAGGAGTATTTACCATGGCTGTTGAAGTACTGTTGATGGACCAGGTTGAAGGCCTGGGTATTGAAGGTGATATTGTTAAGGTGGCCGACGGCTATGCCCGCAACTTCCTTTTCCCGCGTGGTATCGCTTCAGAAGTGACGGAAGGCAAAAAGCGCCAGATCGAGAAAAAACGTCTCGAACGTCTGGCCCTGCTTGAAAAAGAAAAAGCCGCTGCTGAAGAGCTCGTCAAGAAAATCGAAGGCGTTGAGTGCACCATTGCGGCAAAAGTCGGCGAAACCGGTAAGATGTTCGGTTCGGTCGGCGTGCCGGCCATTCTGGAAAAACTGGCGGAAGCCGGTATTGAAATCGATAAATCCAAAGTTGCACTCGCGGAACCGCTACATGAACTCGGTGTGTTTGATGTCGCCATCAAACTTCATCCGGAAGTTACCGCAACACTTAAGGTCTGGGTCGTCGAAGATAAATGATCCCAGGGGATCCATCCGGACTGAGAATCCCCCCGCACAGCGAAGAGGCCGAGCGGGGGGTTTTAGGTTCCATATTGCTCGATCCCGCCGGCTCTATCGATAAATGTCTGGCAAAGCGCCTTGGCCCTGATTGTTTTTATGATCGTCGCCATCAGGCGCTTTTTGAGCAACTGCAGGAAATGAGCCAGGCAAATGTTCCGATGGATGCGCTCACCATTGGTGAATGGCTCAAAAAAAACAATGTCCTCGATAAAGTCGGCGGTTACGATTATCTCGTTCAGCTGCAGGACAGCACGCTCGTTCCGGCTCATGTGGAGTTCTACTGTGACATTGTCATGGAAAAAAAACTCTACCGCAGCCTGATTGAAAAATCATCGGAAGCGATTGATAAAGCTTATCAGGGCGAAGTCAATGCGTCGGAGCTGATCAGTGCTGCGCAGGAGGATTTGTTTTCTCTCTCTGTTAATGGTGCTGAAAAAATTCCTGACTGGAAAGAGTCGGTCCGTGGGGCTTTTGAGGAAATTGAAAATGCGGATCCGAATCAACTGGTCACCGGAGTGACGACCGGATTTATAGGGCTGAATGAGCGGCTCGGCGGTTTACACAAGACCGATATGATTGTACTGGCGGCCCGTCCGGCCATGGGTAAAACCTCGCTGGCGCTGAATATTGCGGAAAATGCGGCGCTCGGCATACATGGCGATCCGGTTCCTGTGGCGGTATTCAGTCTTGAAATGAGCCGAGAGCAGCTGGTTAAACGTATGCTGTTCTGTAATGCGCGGCTTCCGATGCACCGCGCCAAGGGACGTGGCCTTACACCCGATGAACATGCCAAGCTGACCTCGGCTGTTGACCGGCTTTCCAAAGCCAAAATTTATATCGATGACACCCCGGGCCTTGAGGCTGTGGAAATGCGTTCGCGTGCCCGGAGAATGAAGGAGCGTTACGGTATCGGCCTCGTTGTAATTGACTATCTGCAGTTGATGAACTTTTCCAAATTTGCGAGCGACGGTCGGCAGCGCGAAACCATGGCGATTTCCGGTGCTGTGAAGGCGATGGCGAAAGAGCTGGATGTTCCGGTGATTGTGCTTTCCCAGCTCAGCCGTGCCGCCGAGAGTACCGGAGATAATATTCCGAAGCTTTCGCACTTGCGTGATTCCGGAGCGATTGAGCAGGATGCCGATATGGTCTGGCTGCTGTATCGTCCGAGTTATTATGCGAAGGGCGATGAACGCAACTCCGATAATCTTGCGATACTGGATGTGGCTAAATACCGCCACGGTGCTACCGGAGAAGTGAAGTTATCCTTTATCCGGGAGTACACCCGTTTTGAAGACCGTGCCGAGTTTGAAGATCAGTTCGACCCGGGTGAAGAATAGTTTCCAACCTTTGGACGGTTAATGAAATACATACGTTCTATACTTTTCAGCCTTCTGACCGCCGCCGCAGTTCATGCGGAAGTGATTAAAGATATCCGTATCGTGAATGCGGACGGCAAAGCCTATGACAACAGCTCTGTGGCTGCTTTCACCTCCTTCAGTGTCGGGGAGCAGGTGCCCGACCGGGAGACGATACTTTCTTCGATTGCAACTGATGTGAACCGGATGCGAGAATCCGGCCGATATTCATATGTGAATGCCCGCATGGATATTGAAGGTGACGGTGTTGTGCTGGTTTATACCGTGGTATCAAAACACCGACTGCGTCGGATCGCTATTGTCGGCGGCAAAAAAAGCGGGCGGAAAATTAAGCAGAAGTCCGAACTGGAAGTCGGCCAGTTTGCGGATGACTCCTCCTTTGAAATTGCTGCGGCTAAAATCCGTGAAGCCTATCGCGATTACTGGTATCCGGATGCGAAAGTGACCTGGACATCGAAGGTCAATGATGAACTGGGAACGGTTGATGTGGTCTTTAAAATTGATGAAGGCCCTAAGATGGGCATCAAACACATTGAGTTTGAAGGCAATGATATCATAGAGGATAAACAGCTGCGGAAAGTGATTCAGCAGAAGGAAAAACGCTGGTGGTCGTTTATTACCGGTTCGGGGAAGTACAAAGAAGAAGCGGTTGATGCCGACGTTTATGCCATCAAGACGCTTTACATGAACAATGGTTTCCTGGATGTCCGTGTATCTGAACCGGTGCTGGATGATTCCAATCCGAAAAAGTCGCGGCTCACGTTCCGGATTGATGAAGGCCAGCGCTACCGGCTCGGCGAGATTTCGCTGGAAGGGGTTGAGGCCTATCCGGAAAATGAAGTTCTC from Verrucomicrobia bacterium S94 carries:
- a CDS encoding D-tyrosyl-tRNA(Tyr) deacylase, which codes for MKLVVQRVKRASVTVEGGKISEIGRGLLVFCGVGHDDTEHDARFLARKTAHLRIFEDDAGKMNRSVMDVGGEILSVSQFTLYGDCTRGNRPSFIEAARPESGEALFNAYVQALEKIGFVPKTGRFGADMSVDLLNDGPVTLIMESSGRTRD
- the argH gene encoding argininosuccinate lyase; its protein translation is MAKQKTTVGIINHETLAYTAGRDVELDHALITVDCIGTAAHVTMLSKMPVKPKLITGDECMQVIEGLVEIIGLAQQNQFKIELADQDVHLAVERTLTKKLGDLGKKIHTCRSRNDQVAVDLRLYAKEQLLQTLEEAAALAAVLVSFGRKHKDVPMVGRTHMQPGMPSSVGLWATAHAESLLDDCVGLVNAYELNDQCPLGSAASYGVPLPIDRQLTSDLLGFGRPTHNVLYANNGRGKMENLVLSAMSQVMLTLSRLSQDLMIFTMPEFDYFQLPAEFCTGSSIMPQKQNPDVCELMRAKASRVKAAELGVYDLIKGSPSGYNRDLQEAKELFMEGIATTRASLRIMAPMIKSAKVNKQKLIDGFTPDVFATDRALELVGEGMPFRDAYHYIKENLHELENIDPTEAIQLKTHLGAPFGLDWDYFKDRIAAVKETVREERKAFNRAVTRLLGVKYPIQ
- a CDS encoding YjbQ family protein, with amino-acid sequence MVYRETIQIETSGHRDMHEMTNRVQAIVDRSCISEGTAHVFNVGSTGIIGTIEYEPGLEKDLPDMLDRLIPPSLDYGHERQWHDGNGHSHLQATLMGPEITVPVGGGRLLLGTWQQIFHLEADIKPRSRKVVVTVVGE
- a CDS encoding ribose-phosphate pyrophosphokinase — translated: MKIISGTGHRELAEQIAAAAGADLCDVDITRFPDGEVFVKIVENVRGDDLFIVQSVSVKPNEYLMELLIMIDAAKRASADRITAVLPFYGYARQDRKDQPRVPITAKLVANLLVAAGADRILCVDLHAQQIQGFFDIPVDHLYASPVIVKYLRSLDLDDLVVVSPDAGGLKMADAYSKLLDAGIALVGKQRKSATDVEANHLVGDVEGRNTLLVDDMTSTAGTLTAAAKLLEKAGAKSIRAAVSHSLLTEQGIDRLKGSPICELVTTDTVPQREWTSFNVTVLSVADTLAEAICRIHNDQSVSSLFRV
- a CDS encoding 50S ribosomal protein L25, with amino-acid sequence MEDIKLIAKKRELGGSSNARRLRSEGRLPGVVYGGDKEPVSVVVDAHDLEQILHHHSSESVMIEIDLEGEGDTRVLVKEVQHHPVTSDLVHVDMQRVVAGQTMHVDIQIELIGEAAGVKAGGTLDHVMHSIAVECLPKDIVEAIEVDVSDLEIGQNLHVSDLGIDDTFKVLVDDDAIVCGVSGPMAEVDEDEEAEAGEPEVLTEKNAE
- a CDS encoding aminoacyl-tRNA hydrolase; translation: MRLVVGLGNPGKEYERTRHNIGFMVVEELARRQGALLKKKFLFPARVAKCRIGEQEVRLIEPTTFMNHSGKAVWGAMRKWRADPEDTVVVYDDVDVAFGGIRVRAKGSGGSHNGMKSVLEWLQTKGFPRVRVGIGPKPAETDMIKFVLGDFPEQEHLKLEKVVERAADAVESILSVGTERTMNEFNQLQIG
- the rpsF gene encoding 30S ribosomal protein S6 codes for the protein MNTYEGLFIFPEALDEEGLDQAIGRVKEELEKLGGSIESAARMGKKTFARALKKQKAGLYVNIMFKLDGAQVDAFKTRLKLSTNVFRHQFVVAKGAEVAQEA
- a CDS encoding single-stranded DNA-binding protein, yielding MASFNKVLLMGNLTRNPEIRYTPSGTAVADLGLAVNENFKNKAGETVEQTCFVDVVVWGRQAETSAEYLQKGSPVFVEGKLQLDQWENQQGEKRSKLRVRADRIQFLGSPGKSTEFSAAPSSAPQDNVPQPPPVADDEDDVPF
- the rpsR gene encoding 30S ribosomal protein S18, yielding MARRDRDDYKRDPELLRGVTEVDYKDAEFLKKFMTDRGKILPGRITGANAQQQRNIKKAIRRARVMGLVR
- a CDS encoding 50S ribosomal protein L9, with the protein product MAVEVLLMDQVEGLGIEGDIVKVADGYARNFLFPRGIASEVTEGKKRQIEKKRLERLALLEKEKAAAEELVKKIEGVECTIAAKVGETGKMFGSVGVPAILEKLAEAGIEIDKSKVALAEPLHELGVFDVAIKLHPEVTATLKVWVVEDK
- the dnaB gene encoding replicative DNA helicase translates to MIPGDPSGLRIPPHSEEAERGVLGSILLDPAGSIDKCLAKRLGPDCFYDRRHQALFEQLQEMSQANVPMDALTIGEWLKKNNVLDKVGGYDYLVQLQDSTLVPAHVEFYCDIVMEKKLYRSLIEKSSEAIDKAYQGEVNASELISAAQEDLFSLSVNGAEKIPDWKESVRGAFEEIENADPNQLVTGVTTGFIGLNERLGGLHKTDMIVLAARPAMGKTSLALNIAENAALGIHGDPVPVAVFSLEMSREQLVKRMLFCNARLPMHRAKGRGLTPDEHAKLTSAVDRLSKAKIYIDDTPGLEAVEMRSRARRMKERYGIGLVVIDYLQLMNFSKFASDGRQRETMAISGAVKAMAKELDVPVIVLSQLSRAAESTGDNIPKLSHLRDSGAIEQDADMVWLLYRPSYYAKGDERNSDNLAILDVAKYRHGATGEVKLSFIREYTRFEDRAEFEDQFDPGEE